Part of the Flavobacterium sp. MDT1-60 genome, GGATGGATCTTCTATTTTTTCTGACGAAAATCAATGGGGCTATTTTCCATCAGTTTCTGCGGGATGGATTGCATCAAATGAAGCATTTTTGAAAGATTCAAAAGTGATCAACTTTCTTAAATTGAGAGCGAGCTGGGGACAAGTTGGAAATCAAAACGCAAGAGCTTTCCAATATCTTTCAACAATAAAATCAAATAATACCAATTATATTTTTGGAGATACTGAAGGTGTTCTTACGCCTGGAGCCTATCCTAACAGATTATCAAATCTGGACTTAAAATGGGAAACTTCAGAACAGATTGACTTTGGTTTTGATGCCAGATTTTTAGATAATGCTTTAAGTGTAACTTTTGATTATTACAACAAGAAAAGTAAAGACTGGTTGATTTTGGCTCCAATACTAGCAACTGCCGGTGCCGATGCTCCATTTATCAACGGAGGAGATGTTGTAAACGAAGGGGTTGAGTTAAGTTTAAACTATCAAAATAAAATAGGTGATTTTAATTATAACATTAGTGCAAACGGTGCTTATAATAAAAATACAGTAGGACAAATTCCTAACGCTGATGGTATTATTCACGGATTGAGTAATGAACTTTATGATAATGCCGGAGAATTCTACAGAGCACAAAACGGATATCCATTAGGTTATTTTTGGGGATATAAAACAGGAGGTGTTTTCCAAAATCAGGCGCAAATTGATAATTACAAATCAGCAAATGGTGTAGTATTACAGCCAACAGCAGCTCCGGGAGATCTTATTTATACGAATGTAAATGGAGATGATAAAATAGATTCTTCTGATAAAACGAATATTGGAAAACCAAATCCGGATTTTACTTATGGCTTCTCTGTGTCAGCAAGCTATAAAGCTTTTGATTTTTCACTTAATGCCAATGGTGTTGCCGGAAATGAAATTGTACAATCTTACAGAAACCAATCAGGTGCTTACGGAAATTATACTTCTGCAATATTAGATCGCTGGCATGGTGAGGGTTCTTCAAACACAGTACCAAGGGTAACAGAAGACAACAGAAACTTTACTCAGTTTTCAGACTTATACATTCAGAAAGGTGATTTCCTTAGAATTAATACGGTTACTTTAGGATTTGATCTTGCTAAAATGAAACAATCAAAACCATTTTTTGCAAGCCAGTTCAGACTTTACTTCTCGATACTAAATCTTTACACTTTTACGAAGTATGATGGAATGGATCCTGAAATTGGATTTGGTTCTTCAAATGATGACCAGAAATTTTCATCAGGTGTTGATGTTGGGTATTACCCAAGACCAAGAACATTCATGTTGGGATTAAATGTTAAACTTTAATAAATAAAAAAATGAAAAATACATATCTATATATTTTCTGTTTTAGTTTATTGTCTCTGGGTTCTTGCAGTTTAGACACAGAGCCATTGACACAACTAACAGATACAAATTTTTACAAAACAACAGATGATGCTTATACAGCACTTGTAGGCTGTTATGATGGTTTACAAGTTGCTACCGGGGCATCGGGTATGGGTGTTCCGGTAATAAGCGAAGTAATGTCTGATGATTGTTTTGGAGGAACCGGTAATTCTGATGGTTACGGTTACGCAGCTATTGATGAATTTGATATTAGCCGCTCTCCTTCAGATGTAGATTTACTAAATGGCAACTGGATTGGGTATTATAAAGCACTTTACCGTTGTAATGTTTTCTTGTCTAAAATGGATCAGATTGACTGGAAGGGAAACACTGTTTTGAGAAATACTTACGAATCTGAAACTAAATTTATCAGAGCTTATCTTTATTTTGAAATGGTGCGTTTGTGGGGGAATATTCCATTGTTAACAGCGCCGTCTTCTGAAAATGTTCCTCAGGCTACTCCGGATGAGGTTTATAAAGTGATAGCTGAAGATTTGGTTTTTGCTTCAGAGAATTTACCGGCAACAGCATACAACGCCACAACTAGCGGACGTATTACAAAATGGGCGGCGAAATCTTTACTAGGCCGTGTTTATTTATATTATACTGGTTACTACGGAAAAGCTGATTTAGTAGGAGTGGTTACCAAAGCTCAGGCTTTAGGACATTTAGAAAATGTTATTGCTAATAGCGGACATGGTTTAGTAGCTGATTTTTCAACGCTTTGGCCAGCAGCTTCTGTAGATAAATATGCAGGTGAAAGCAACAAAGAGATCGTGTTTTCTGTAAAATATACTTACACTAGTGATTATAACGGAAATACGGATGGTAACCATTGGTTAGTAATGTTTGGTATGAGGGAATTCTCTTCTTATCCTTATGGTCGCGGCTGGGGAGTTACGGTAAATTCTAAATTGTGGAATGTTTATGCAGCTAACGATACAAGACGAGTAGCCACAGTGATTGGAATTGATGAAGAAAAAATTGCATTTGATAAGAAAAACAATCAAAGAGAATATACAGGTTATTACAACAAAAAATATGCGCCAATGGTAGATAAAGACGGAAAAGATCTTCCGTTAACTATGGGGAGTCAATTTTGGGATATTAGCCAATTTCAGGATTATGTAGTACTGAGATACGCAGATGTTTTGTTAATGGCAGCTGAACTTGGAAGTGGAAATGCTCAGGCTTATTTTGATGAGGTGAGAAAAAGAGCTTACAAAGATAATTTTACAACTTTACCAGTTAATGCTGATAATATTTTGAAAGAAAGACATTTAGAGTTTGCTCTTGAAGGTGTTAGATATTGGGATTTATTACGTCAGGGAATTGGAACTGCTTCTTCTACAATTGCTGAAACTACTACTTTGCTAAGTGGCGGAGTTGCCGGAACAAAAAACAATCTCGGCTGCTAAAATTCAGGCAACAAAAGGTTTGCAACAAATTCCAAATACCCAAATTACATTGTCAAATGGGGTTTTAAAACAAAATGCCGGTTGGTAATTTTAAACTAAAAAGTAACAAAATGAAAAATATTAAAATAGTAATCTCCTCATTTTTGATGTTAGCAGCGATGCTAATATCATCTTGTTCGCCAGAGTCTTACTCATTAGACGCTGTTACGGATAAATCAGATATTAAATTTGAAATTACTCAGGATTTTGTTGTAGATCCGGGTGGAAATACGGTAATTCTGAAAAACACAACTCCAGGTGTTATATTAACCTGGGATTACGTTACGGGAAAATCAAACAAAGCGACAGAAACCGTAAAATATGCCTTCAAAGGTAATTACACTATAAAAATTTCTGCGGTTACAGATGCAGGTATTGTTCAGTTAGATCCTGTAACGATAACGGTTACCAAAGACAATTTAAATTATGTGAACGATCCTCTTTGGACTGCTTTATCTGGTGGTGTAGGCAAGAAAAAATCATGGGTAATGGATAATGGTAAATATGGTTTAGCTCCAGGTGCCATGTCTTATGCTGATCCTGGTGGAACAGTAGAGTGGGGTAATTTTACGCCAAACTGGGAACCTGAAGGAAATGCTAATTCAAGTACAGATACTGATATGCATTGGGGTAGATATATGACCTTCAGTCTTGATGGCGGACCTTTTATGACGGTTCATGAAAAAGACGGAACTGTCAAAGAAAACGGAACTTATTTCTTAGACATTAACGCTCATACGTTAACGACTACAGGAGCAACAATCCTAAGACCAGACAATTATATTGCAAATGCAAGTAACTGGAATAACAATATTAAAGTATTAAAACTTACTGATAATCAGTTGAGAATTGCTATACTGAGAACCAATAATGAAGGTACATGGTGGTATATCTGGAATTATGTAGCTAAAGATTATGCAGACAGCTATGTTCCTCCGGTTACAGTTCCTGTTGTTGACGAAGGTTTTAATCCGAAATTTGCTCCGGGAGAATTGTTAACCATGCTTACTGGAGGTGTAGGTGCAGGAAGAGTTTGGAATTTAGATGGAAAAGGTAATCCTGTAGACTGGATTGCAAAAGGAAAAGGCTGGACAACTGGTGCTTCAAGCTCATATAACTGGGGTTGGAACGACGATTGGGCAGCATTAGCTGGTAATTCATGGATCCGTTTTGACCAATGGGGCGGTAAATTAAACTATACAAGAAGCCAAAATGGTGTAGTTACAACCGGACTATTTACTATAAACAGTGAAACCAATGAAATTAATTTAGGTACGAATACACTGATTCAAAATTCAACCAGCTGGATGAGTCCAACAACTAATGTACTTAAAGTAGTTAAAGCGTACAATACCAGTTATCTGCAAAAAGGTATCTGGCTTGGAACATCATATGATGCAGGCAAGGATGAATGGTTTGCTTTTCATTACATAATTCCTTAATTCATAAGGGTTTAATGTTATAAAATAAAACCATAATTACTTAAAAATATAAAACAACCGGTAGGTGATTGACACAGTCACTTATCGGTATGTTTATATTTGTTTTTCAAAACTATAATATCATCTAAATGAAGAATAAAAGAAAATATTTAAGTAGTGGCTTGTCAGTATTACTATTGGCCGGAATTGTCTTATTCAGTTCCTGCAATAAAAAAGAAGAGGTTTTCAGTAACCGAAAAGTTTCTTTTAATTCCGATTGGAGTTTTCATCTAAATGATAGTATCGTCGATAAAGATACTATTGGAACTTCAACAAAATGGAGAACTTTAAATGTTCCTCACGATTGGAGCATTGAAGGAAAATTTGATGAAAAAAGTCCGGCAGGTTATGGAGGAGGAGCATTAAACGGAGGTTTAGGCTGGTATAAAAAAACATTTAAAGTTGCCGCAGCTGATACTAGTAAAGTAACTTCAGTCATTTTTGATGGTGTTTACAGAAACAGTGAAGTCTGGGTCAACGGTCATTATTTAGGAAAACGTCCAAACGGATATATTGGTTTTCAATATGAAATTTCTCCTTACTTAAACTATGGAGATAAAAACAACGAAATAATTGTAAAGGTTGACAATTCAAAACAACCCAATTCACGCTGGTATTCCGGTTCAGGAATTTTTAGAAATGTCTGGATCGAAACTACTGATAAATTGCATGTTGCACAATGGGGAACTTATATTACCACTCCAAAAGTTACTGCTGAAAATGCTTCAGTGAATATTGAAACTCGTATTCAGAACGACCATTCAGAAACAAAAAAAATAGCAATAGTAACTACTATCTATAAAGAAGATAAAAAGGTTGCATCAGGCGCCACTCAATATATAACGCTTACTCCAAAAAGCGGCACATTGCTAAATGTGGAAGCGGAAGTTGAATCACCAGTTTTATGGTCAGTTGAAAGACCGGAATTATATACAGCTGTTACCGAAATTTTGGTTGATGATAAAATCGTCGATCAATACAAAACCAATTTCGGAATCAGAGATTTCAAATTTGATTTGAATAAAGGTTTTATTTTAAATGGAAAACAAGTAAAAATAAAAGGAGTCTGCATGCATCACGATTTAGGACCGTTGGGTTCGGCAATCAATACTCGTGCTATCGAACGCCAGTTGGAAATTCTGAAAGGAATGGGTGTAAACGGAATAAGAACTTCACATAATCCGCCTGCTCCGGAACTTTTAGATCTTTGCGACAAAATGGGTTTCATTGTGATGGATGAAGCTTTTGACATGTGGAAACAAAACAAAACCAAATACGATTATGCAAATGATTGGGACAAATGGCACGAAAAAGATTTAGTAGATCAATTGCGTCGTGACCGTAATCACCCAAGTATTTTTATATGGAGTATTGGAAATGAAATTCCGGAACAATGGAATGAAACGGGTGTAACAATTGCGAAAGAATTAGCAGAAATTGTACGCCTGAACGATAAAACACGACCAATTACAGCGGCCATGAATCCGCCTGTAAACATGAATATTGATGAAGTAACCCTGCAATTTGAACAAAAGAATGTTCAATTTAATGCTGTTGCAAAATCGGGAGTTTTAGATCTTATCGGATACAATTATGCACATCAGACTTATGAGCATCATAAAAAGAATTTTCCGAATACGCCATTTATTGCAACCGAAACTACCTCGGCTTTAGAAACTCGCGGTTATTATGATGCGAATTCTGATTCGATTAAAAAATGGCCGGTAAGATGGGATCTTAAATTTACTGGTGGAAATCCAGGCAATACCGTTTCTGCTTACGATCAGGTGCAGGCGCCTTGGGGTTCTACGCATGAAGCAACATGGAAAGTCATTAAAAAACACGATTATCTTTCCGGAATGTACATTTGGACAGGTTTCGATTATATCGGAGAACCAACTCCGTACGAATGGCCGTCAATAAGTTCGTATTTCGGAATTGTAGATTTAGCCGGTTTCCCGAAAGATGTGTATTATATGTACCAAAGCGAATGGACAGATAAAACTGTGCTGCATGTTTTCCCACATTGGAATTGGAAAGCAGGACAAGCAGTAGATGTTTGGGCATACTACAATAATGCTGATGAGGTTGAACTTTTTTTAAACGGAAAATCAGTTGGGGTTCGAAGTAAAAAAGGAGATGACTTACATGTAATGTGGAAAGTTCCTTTTCAGGCCGGAACATTAAAAGCTATTTCTCGTAAAAACGGAAAAACAGTTTTAGAAACGGAAATCAAAACTGCCGGAAATCCTGAAAATTTAAAATTGACTGCGGACAGAAGCAACATAAAAGCTGATGGAAATGATTTGTCATTTGTCACAGTTGATATTTTAGATGCAAAAGGAGTTTTGGCTCCGAAAGCGAATAACGAAATTAATTTTTCTTTAAAAGGAAATGGGAAAATAGTAGGTGTTTGCAGTGGAGATCCGGTAAGTCACGAATCGTACAAAGGTTTAAAACATACAGCGCTAAACGGAAAATGTTTGGTGATAGTTCAGTCGGATAAAAAATCCGGAAGATTAGAATTAACGGCTAAAGCAAATGGATTAAAATCCGCAACAATTGTAATTACTGCAGAATAATAAACTGCTTTCCCGCAAGGTTTTCAAAACCTTGTAGGTATAAAATAATATTTCAAAAAGTCAACACAAACCTGTAAGGTTTCGAAAACCTTACAGGTTAACTAAACAATAAATGAACCAATGAAAAAAAATACAAATAGCTTCTTTATCTCTATTCCTGGGATTGTTGTCGATGCCAAAAGTTTCGGCACAAATCCAAAATGCAGATGTGCTAAACGCTCCAATAGATATCAGTAAAGATTTTCAGAATTACCTGAACACCTTTTATTTTGCCGACGAGTTGACTGGCTTTGATCCTGCAAGCGGAAAAGGAACCATAAAATATTTAAGATACAATTACAAAACGCGTCAGGCCTTCAACAACATGATGATGAAACCTGATGTGGAGAAACCAAACGAATTCCCAACAACAGAATACGACGTTTCGCCGGAATTGCCTTTCCAGATTCAGTTTGTTTCAGATAGAACAATCCGAATCAAAACCACTTCAGGACCGCAATTTCATCCTGAAAAAGAATCTCTCATGTTGATTAATGGCGTTGCGCCAAATCACCCGGAATTATGGAAATATTCTAAAATCGAAGGCGGTCACAAATACACCAGTAAACATGGTGTGGTAGAGATTTTATCAAAACCATGGCATGTAAAAATTTACGATGAAACAGGAAAATTATTGACTAGTACACTTCACGATTCAGATTTCAAAAATACCTATACACCAACACTTCCGTTTTCATATGTTCGTAGAAACAGCGATTACTCCAGAAGTATGGGCGCCGCTTTTAGTTTAGAGCCAGATGAAAAAATATTTGGTTGTGGAGAATCTTTTACACAATTCAACAAACGCGGACAAAAAGTAGTTTTATGGACGGATGATGCTAACGGAATCCAGAATGAAACCATGTACAAACCGGTTCCGTTTTACATGAGCAGCCGTGGTTACGGAGTTTTCATGCACCATTCAACGCCCATTACGGTTGATTTTGGAAGATACTTTGGAAGTGCCAACGAAATGTATATTGGAGATGACGAAGCCGATTTGTTTTTCTTCATCGGAGAACCAAAAGATATTTTAGATCAATATACAGATTTGACCGGAAAAGCCGCTATGCCACCACTTTGGTCGTTTGGTTTCTGGATGAGCCGTATTACTTATTTTACTGAAAAAGAGGGAAGAGAAGTAGCCAAAGATTTACGTAA contains:
- the galB gene encoding beta-galactosidase GalB, whose product is MKNKRKYLSSGLSVLLLAGIVLFSSCNKKEEVFSNRKVSFNSDWSFHLNDSIVDKDTIGTSTKWRTLNVPHDWSIEGKFDEKSPAGYGGGALNGGLGWYKKTFKVAAADTSKVTSVIFDGVYRNSEVWVNGHYLGKRPNGYIGFQYEISPYLNYGDKNNEIIVKVDNSKQPNSRWYSGSGIFRNVWIETTDKLHVAQWGTYITTPKVTAENASVNIETRIQNDHSETKKIAIVTTIYKEDKKVASGATQYITLTPKSGTLLNVEAEVESPVLWSVERPELYTAVTEILVDDKIVDQYKTNFGIRDFKFDLNKGFILNGKQVKIKGVCMHHDLGPLGSAINTRAIERQLEILKGMGVNGIRTSHNPPAPELLDLCDKMGFIVMDEAFDMWKQNKTKYDYANDWDKWHEKDLVDQLRRDRNHPSIFIWSIGNEIPEQWNETGVTIAKELAEIVRLNDKTRPITAAMNPPVNMNIDEVTLQFEQKNVQFNAVAKSGVLDLIGYNYAHQTYEHHKKNFPNTPFIATETTSALETRGYYDANSDSIKKWPVRWDLKFTGGNPGNTVSAYDQVQAPWGSTHEATWKVIKKHDYLSGMYIWTGFDYIGEPTPYEWPSISSYFGIVDLAGFPKDVYYMYQSEWTDKTVLHVFPHWNWKAGQAVDVWAYYNNADEVELFLNGKSVGVRSKKGDDLHVMWKVPFQAGTLKAISRKNGKTVLETEIKTAGNPENLKLTADRSNIKADGNDLSFVTVDILDAKGVLAPKANNEINFSLKGNGKIVGVCSGDPVSHESYKGLKHTALNGKCLVIVQSDKKSGRLELTAKANGLKSATIVITAE
- a CDS encoding RagB/SusD family nutrient uptake outer membrane protein, which encodes MKNTYLYIFCFSLLSLGSCSLDTEPLTQLTDTNFYKTTDDAYTALVGCYDGLQVATGASGMGVPVISEVMSDDCFGGTGNSDGYGYAAIDEFDISRSPSDVDLLNGNWIGYYKALYRCNVFLSKMDQIDWKGNTVLRNTYESETKFIRAYLYFEMVRLWGNIPLLTAPSSENVPQATPDEVYKVIAEDLVFASENLPATAYNATTSGRITKWAAKSLLGRVYLYYTGYYGKADLVGVVTKAQALGHLENVIANSGHGLVADFSTLWPAASVDKYAGESNKEIVFSVKYTYTSDYNGNTDGNHWLVMFGMREFSSYPYGRGWGVTVNSKLWNVYAANDTRRVATVIGIDEEKIAFDKKNNQREYTGYYNKKYAPMVDKDGKDLPLTMGSQFWDISQFQDYVVLRYADVLLMAAELGSGNAQAYFDEVRKRAYKDNFTTLPVNADNILKERHLEFALEGVRYWDLLRQGIGTASSTIAETTTLLSGGVAGTKNNLGC